The Miscanthus floridulus cultivar M001 chromosome 6, ASM1932011v1, whole genome shotgun sequence genomic interval CGAATTTGCACGGCTAACCCTGGACCGCTGGAGCACTCAGTACTGCTAGGTACCAGTGCGGACACCGACGGAGAGACAGGAGACCATGCTAGCCATTTCACTTTCGAATTTTGAGCATTTAACCTTGTCCGGCAACAGGGTCGATTCAGCCGGCCGACGGCTCGTCCTCGTCCCATGGATCGATTTTCGTTGCCGCCACCCGCCATCCGAGACTGGTTCTTGACCGCGCTGCACGGATGCATCGCATCCTGCATCTGCATGCCCGATGCCCGTACCAATTTGACAGAGCCGTGCATATCCTCAGGAGCTGCGTACCACCGGCCAGGGGTTCGCTTCGTCAGTCAGAGGACCGATCGAAACCAGCGTCGCAACACGCAGCGCATGCAGTTTCATTAGCTGTCAGCTCTTTGTTTTCTTCCTAGGAcccattcgctggtctgaaacggGTTCAAAAATAATGTTctagctgaattattgtgagaataAAATACTATTATGGTTAAAAAAAATAAGTCAAATATAGGGTATGTGTCCGCACGTGTGGCCGGAAGTCGCAGCCGTTCAGGCTCTGGAGCTGACACCGACGGATGACGGAGCCACACCCTCCACCGGGGCCTTGTtcagatgccatccaaattcctttttcactttttctccatcacatcaatttttagctgcttgtatggagtattaaatgtaggtaaaaaaaataactaattacacaatttagttggaaatcacgagatgaatcttttgagcctagttggtccacgattggataatatttgtcaaataagatgaaaatggtactattcatcgggttcattTCTTTTGCAGTCTAAACGAGGCCCGGGTCGAGATCAGATGGACAGGCAGAGCTGATGGTTCCAGTCCATCCCGTCGGCGTCTTACCGGTGCGTGCCATTACGCCGTTGACAGGTGCGACCATGTATAAAAGTAAAATATTTCCAACTTGTCATAATATATAGAAGATATAAATATGGCTTATCGTCGTTTTATTAGGTTGACAAAAATAGTCAAGACATTGGACGGATTGATGGAGGCGATTGGATGCCGGCAGGACCTGCGATTGACGTTTTTTCTTTTTGTCTGGGCTCGTGTCGATGCAGAGTCCGCATACTCAACTCTTCCAGGATACGGAGGATCTCACCTTGTATATCATTGTCTACTAGGAAGATCTCACCTTGTACAGCACATGATATATTGTTTCCGCAGTTGAAGGAACCACGACACGACACTTTGTTAGGACTAGACGATAAagggatttttttatttttatataatcttttttttttacttttgtatttttttaaaaatagccTCACTTATTGTTTGCTTCAAATAATAACCGGCTAACAAATTTCCTTTATCGTCTAGTCCTAACAAAGTGTCATGTCGTGGTTCCTTCAACTATGAAAACTTTAACAAATTCGGCTGTTTCACTCTCgacttgtttcagcttgtttgtGTTTATTCTGTCTCACGTAACACTGTTAATCAGCTGCAACCGGATCGGCCGAACAGGGCTTGGCCATTTAGCAGAAATTCATGGGCCAGAGACCGAACAGCAGAAAGGGTCCATTTACGGCCCAGAAGGCCCACGTAATCCGGCCGTTGGCGGCGTAGTACGACAGGTCAACGCAAAGCAACGCGCCGCACCGCAGTTTTCCACACGGGAGACCACCCGATCTCCTCCCGATGCGGGGCCCAGCTGCCCAGGAATCCGAGGCGGAAGGGATCATTCCAGCAGCTCCAAAACCAAGCCCCCGCATCCGGCTCATGTGGACCGTCCGCCGAGGGCCCACCGGCCAGCGACATGGTGCACCAAGACCGAGACCACAGCGTGCGGTGGGATCGTCGTGGGTATGGGAGCGGCGCCGAAGTCGGGGACCCCACCGTATTCGGTCGCCCATCACTACCGTACACCTGGCACGCCTAACAGACCACGTAACGCAGTGGAATCCAATGCGGCATATCCTTCCACTTCAATCTTACACTAAAACCCCTCGCGCACAGAGCAAACTCGTAGAAACCCCCTCGTCTTGTGATCCAGAAAGGACTGATCCGTGATATCATAGAACACAGGCCCTCCATCTAAATCTAAAGAAGTTTTAAATCGAAACAGCGCATCGCGGCTTCCCGCCCCTCCGCGCACCCTTTTCCCGCTTAATTCCCACTCCCCGCATCCGACGGCGCGGGATCCGCCACGTCATCGATTCCGGCCCGCCTTGCTCAGCACGGAGCCGTCCAGTTCCGTGGGAAGCCTGATCCTCCCGCCGCAGCCGCTCCCCTGCTTTATATGCTCCGCCGGCCGCGCCTCTTCCCTCGCAATCCCGCGTTCAAAAAAAGGAAAGCAAATTTCTTCTTCCCTCGAAAATTCAATCTACTCGCAATGGAGAGCAGCGTAGGCGTAGagaaggcggccgcggcggcggctgtAGGTGTGGGCGGCGGAGGAGGGTACGGCTGTGGCGGGTGGGAGACGCCGAAGCGGGAGGAGTGCCGCATCCCGGCGACGCTGCCCTGCCCCGCGGCGCCGAGGAAGGCCGTGCCGGACTTCGGGAAGCGGCGCAGCCCGCCCAAGAACGGCTACTTCCAGCCGCCGGACCTGGAGGCGCTCTTCGCGCTGGCGCCGCGCCGCCAGGCCTCCTGCGCGTGACTTCGGCGGCGAACCGGAGGTGGCAGAGAAGGGCTCTCTCTGTTCCAGATTGATTTTGGGAGTTGTAGATAGGTTTCCAGTCTCTGTTGTACTCACTCTAGTAGGGTTTAGTAGCGGGTGAATTAGGGAGGCAATAGGAGGGTTTTAGGGAGTAGTAGGTAGGTAGGTGGTGGATGCTTGAGATGATAACTCAAATAAGCATACTGCTTGGTTCAGAACTTCAGATTGTGAAATCCTTATATGCTTCTTGTCACTTGTTCGTATTGATGTCACTAGTCCTTTGTGTGATTGAGATGTTGCAGTAGATGTACACTAATGCTAACCGTGGCTGCTGTGCCGGTGATTGCGGGCGGTGTGAAGAATGGGGCGGCTGCGTTGTTTGCTTCACTTGTATGCGCAGCATCTACCTAGGATACTGCTGATGATGGTGATCTACCTAGGATACTGCTGATGATGGTGATCGGTGGCCAGGTTGCAGCTTGAAGCTTCGAAAAGCCTCTCCATTAGTCCAGTATGCTTCATTGCTACTGCTGCAGTCTATTCTCCCGTTTAATCGGTGTTATTAGAAAAAAAAAGTGTTTTTAATGGATGGTTAGAAGCAGTAATCCGTGCAGATGAAGTGATGTTCAGTGCTGTTCCTCACAGCTGGTAGTACATTTACATGAACTGGAAGgcattaaggccccgtttagatccaaaattttttggattttggatattgtagcactttcgtttgtatttagcaattagtgtctaattatggactaattagg includes:
- the LOC136459401 gene encoding cyclin-dependent protein kinase inhibitor SMR4-like translates to MESSVGVEKAAAAAAVGVGGGGGYGCGGWETPKREECRIPATLPCPAAPRKAVPDFGKRRSPPKNGYFQPPDLEALFALAPRRQASCA